The DNA segment CTTTAACTACCATTACTCTTTAACTATTGTAAGTGATTTTTTTCGGTCAACATGTCAAGTCTAACTCCAAATAACATAAAACGAAAAGAAGACAACTTTTATATACAATATAGACTATCATAACTACACTACAATGACAACAAAATTGTTAAtcttttaatgttgtttagttttaatattagttCAGTAAGGCATGAAATTCAGTAAGGCATGAAATGACAGTGATCAGTAATTTGGTGGAAAAAAATGTTGAGAAGCACAAAAATGAATATCTTGGTGGAATAGTTGCTCCCTCCGAATAAGTGGTTGAGCCTAGTCTTGTTTGTCTTGGAGCTTTCTTTCTGGTAGTAAGCAATGAATGCAAAAGAAACAAACTTGTTTAGGCCCATTTTTCAATTCCACACAAGCATTTGCCATTATGACTCAATCCATCCAAATATGAAATTCATGAGAAGTTTCCTAATTGACCATTTCAAGTTACCCCACTTAGAGGATGAATGGATCATGAGAAAGTGACAAGCAATAGTTGAGAAATAACATGTTCAAGATATTTTGGCCAAGGATAATTTTCTACCTGCCATGTTCTATAGTGACTGTCAATTCATTACGTGAAAAGGTTTCAAGTTTACTCGAAGTAGATGCTCTACTTGAAGGGCATCTTCTGATAACAAAGGCTGGTTCCTTAGGACTTGGAAGAGTGTTAGATTCACTACCAAGCATGAAAACCACATTTGACATTGTAGGACGTTCATTTGGGTCTTCTTGTAAGCACAAAAGCCCCACATTCACACATTTCAAGCATTCAtctgcattgcatgtttgacTTAATGTTTCATCCATGAATTCCAATTCCCTTCCTTCTTTCCACAAAAGCCATGCCTGAAAGTGAATCAAAGGGTGAAATATATCAGTAGCTAACATCTATGTAGTGTAATATGTGTTTGGTGCATATACCAGAAGCACTCATTCAAAGTACTTACATATCCCAGAAGACTCAATTTATGTTCTGCTTGATAAAATCCTGTGTTCCTTTTTCCACTGATAATCTCAAGTACCACCACACCAAAGCTAAAGACGTCAGACTTGACTGAAAAGTGTCCATCAAGAGCATACTCTGGAGACATATATCCACTGCATTACAAAATTTGTGAAATGTAGACCAAATAAGAATGTGGGTGGGAATCATTTGGTAGAGtgtaagaaaaatatgtttctgATTCTTGTATTTATGAAATATGGTGTATTTTTGTTCTGGTCTGTGCTTTCATTTAACCTAACCAAGAATCATATCTATCCAATACAAGGACCAGAAATATATTCCTGTTTTTAAAATGTGAGTAAAAGATATCACACTTCAGTAATAATACTGCTATAATGCTTAAAGGCATTGAATCATGCAGTGACCTGAAACTTACTGAGTTTAGCTACTTACTATGTTCCAACCACTCTATCTGTGTTAGCTACTGTCTCTTTTCCTCCAAATATTCTGGCTAAGCCAAAGTCTGAGATTTTTGGATTCTTCTCTTCATCTAGTAGAATGTTACTTGTTTTCAAGTCCCTATGAATAATCCTCAACCTAGAATCTTCATGCAAGTAAAGGAGCCCTCGAGCAATCCCCAGAATAATCTTGAAGCGCACATCCCAGTCTAATTGAACACAAAGCTTCTGGTCTTGTAGTCCATTAGAGGCATGACATATGATATTAGTCTTCTTCAAGATATAATTTTGAGGctacaagaaaaatgatttAGCTGACAGTTCTTCAAATGCAAAAAAGAGTCTTACCAAAAATGAAAGCATCCAAGCTTCTATTTGGCATATATTCGTATACCAGCATCTTTTCATCTCCTTCCACGCAGTACCCCAGAAGTCTCACCAGGTTTCTATGTTGAAGCTTTGCAATCAACACAACTTCGTTTTTAAATTCTTCTAAACCTTGTCCAGAACAACTTGAGAGTCTCTTCACCGCTATTTCTTGTCCTCCGGGAAATTTTCCCTGACAGTATACAAAAAGTGTTAACAATTCCTACTATCATCATGatattggaaaagaaaatcGTAAGTGTCAATAAGTTCTTGATTACCTTGTAGACAGGACCAAACCCTCCTTGTCCAAGCTTGTTGGCATTTGCAAAATTGTTAGTGGCCCCAAGTATGCTTTCTAAAGGGAAAAATGGAATATCTATGGCCTGCGCATCCTCTTCTTTGAACCTACCAGATTCAATCAATTCTCTGACATATTTGTCACTGTCATACAAGTTAATCCCTGAGTTTTTCTGAACATATCCCCTGCTATCTGAAGTCAAACAGATGAACTGGGTCTGAGTTGCAGGCTACTGCTGATGAAGTATCACCTTTAATAttgggatttttctttttcatgagtAAGCgcaaaaaaaataagttacCTTGTGGTTTTCTCTGTCTCCTCTTCCTCAAGTAAACACATGTAACAGTAGTTGACAGAAGAATTAAACCAATCACAGATGTAAAAGTAATTACAATGATCTTTGGTAAGGATAGTTGCCTTTCTGATTGATAGATATTATTGTCTTCTGCaaggtataaaaaaaatgacatttatGCATAAAGAAAGCCGACACAACATTTCATGAAAGTGTTAATCAATAATGTATTTATAGTTGATAAAGTTGCTAGTAATTCTGGGTTGAAACAAAGTATAGGCAGTATTAGGAAGCAAAAAAAAGGTATCAGTTGTTCTGTATAATATATATGCATGATATGTAGAGGGATAAATATTACACACTACAAAACAAGCACATCTATCAACACGAAGAGGGAACGAAGATATGTAGATTACCTAGAGTGCAGTTTAATTTCAATCCATCCCAAATAAAGTTTGTGTTGCAAAGACATCCCTTCTTGCCATCTCTGGTAGTGTTGCAAGTTGAATTTGGCCAATCCTTGCAGTCCAACAACGAAGAGCACGTAGGCTCAGTTGGGGGCTCCCAACTGAATTCTATTTCTACTCCTTGTTTCATGGGAGCATTAGAACTAAAAATGCTTGGATCAGCAGCATGACAATAGCCAGTAAGGTGAAATGGAAATGACTGATTGAGAGACAGAGACTTATCCCTTGAAATCTGATCACAGTTAAGTACATCTTTTCTGTGAATCAAGAATTTTCGTGTGTCCGGGTTTATGCTAATCACTGGATAGGTTCCCCCTGGAATTTTAAAATCAAGCTCACCAGAGGAGTTGTTGCATTGAAAACTGAAGTACATGGGGTCACCACAACTTGGTCCTGTGCTTAGGGGATATGGAATGAAATTTGTACCACAAGTTCCACAGCTGTTCCCAGTGGATTCTGCAGAAGAACAATCTCTGCCacttcataaaaataatttgtaacaCAATATCTATCTTCAACTGCAGGCTCCATGATTCACATATTTGATTAGTGTATTCAAATATTTAGTTGCCTAATCccaaattgtttaataatatatctttGATTTACTTACTAAGCACTACTTGTGTTCTACATGTAACAAACTGAACATAATTACAAAGTCCATTGCACAGATTTTACCTTCTGCTAGTGCTTCAAAATCAGGTTTATTACCAATGCATTTGAGTGCtattggttatttaaaaaacaattggATATTAAGTGTGATTGGAACAGAATTTGTAAGGTTAGATACACGTAagagaaaatgtaaaatttatggTTATGTAGgtggtgattttattttataaatatgcaTATATAAAATCCAGTGACGACAATGCATGGATTTAAGAGGGTCATGAAAACGAATACCTATATCAGAAAATGCCACGCGAACATGCAGGTCACACCCATCCTCGTACTCTTCTTCAAGATTGTTCAAGTCCTCATACCAAATCCAGCAAACAGCATCCTTTTGGGTGCTTTCATACGAATATGCATAGCACTGGCAATTGTTTAGGCACTCTGATTTGCATTCCTCTTCATTCTTGGCATTAAATTGAGCATCCGGGTTCCCtactttcatcattttcaaactCAAAAATGTAGCTTTCGTAGCATCCCCACTGCAGACATTTGTTTTTCTGCTGCATCCACCTGAAAAGTCTCCAGCATTCCAACTCTCAATAGAATTAGGCTTGTACCCAGGCAAACACTTGCACATGGAGTCAAACTTGCTATTACAGGTTCCAAAGTTTCCACAGGCATTGAACACACTGCATCTATCTCTTGGCTCCACCCAAACCAACAACCACACTTTCTCTGAATCCATTTTCATGTACTTAAGTTGACCCCAGTGTGTCATGACCAACCTTGTGTCACGATAAAGTGCTGAAGTGAGAAAGGGAACAGTGTCGTTTGGGGATACTCTTAGGGTAAAATTTGAAAGCAAGTAAGATATTGCTGGAGACATCTCATCACTTCCTGCAAACCTACTTGAAACACTGCTTTTCCAATACTTGATGGACCTCTTCCATATGACGAACTGGTTCTCCCCTTGACAATGCACAAAAGTGAAGTTCCCCGGTGCAGGGTCTTCATAACTTCTCCATGATGTTAGTGCTAAATTGCCGTCCATTTTCATTCCAGGAAGGAATGTATCTGTTGGATTAGCAAAACTCTGCCACAGAATCTTCACTTGATGATCCCCTTGCCCTCCAACTTCATCACTGACAATAAGGTTCCCACTGTCCATTATCTTCAATGTTCTGTGTTGTGAAGCTGATCCTTCAAGGTTTGTGCCCCAGCAGGCTTTCCCCCTTCTGTCCAAAACCTTTAGATTCCCATCTTCACTAATGCCAAAAGCACCCCAAGAATCTAGAAGTGGCTTGTCTCGGTTAGCAACCCACACAACTGTTAAAGGCGTTAACTTGTAGTACCATATTCCCACATATCTTCTGCCACTAGAGCTGCCATTAGGAGTGAAAAATCCCAGCTCAAACTTTCCTCCTTTTGAAATTAGAGTATCCCCTCCACCATCTTGCAAGAATTCGTTAATGGTTATAGCATCTGTGGCTGAGCAATGCTTAAAACTAGAAATGAAAAGCAATGAGCAGAAGAGGAAGATAGACATCATGAAACTGGAGGACCAGTTAAGGATAACTATCCTTCTGGTCTTTCTCTTGGTGTTCACCATTTGACAGAACTCATATGGTTTGATATTTTCTATTCTTAAAATAGACTGAACCTTATGCCAGTCACCCAATTTTTCCACGGCTTTCTCCCTCCAGTTGAATTCAAACACCACCGAAGGTAAAGTTTGTCGATAGCACTTTCTGCTTTTGTTGTCTATTGGTGGAGCAATTGACTCATATTTCGGTAGgacttaatttaattatgcCTTATGCATGTGACACTATAGCCCCTACAGCAAAGGTGTAATGATACTATGAATCTCagtataaatatatgtttaggATTTCTGCAGTCAAGGTTCAAGAGCTTTGCATGCAACTAACATGCTTTTGAATTTTGCTGTTAGGATCGTTTTACGCCAAAAGCCCAGGCGCTGAAGCATCTTCAAAAGTATTTGTCTGCTATAAATTATAATGCAACACTAGAATAATGATTTGCAATAtgattgatatattatttattattttcaaacttgAATAATTAATCGAAGAAAGGCAGAAGAAGGGTAAGTATGGCCAAATTCATCAATTTTTGTCAATGTTATCTTTTTTCATCTGGGTCCCTTAGCttacttttttttcaacatCCACTAGCAAGtgacatttattttatgatatattgaTAGCCTGTCCTTTTTACCAGAGTCAATATAGGTCTCTTGTTTTTTGTTACTGTGATGAAAAACTTGAGTTATCTGCAGCTAGCGTTGAAAACTGTACCCTTGGTTTGGAGTTACATATTATGTGAAGCAACATCCAGAGAAGAGAGAAATATCCATTTTAGTTAGTGagcattaaaaaataatgattcaaaGTTCATGGTCGTGAAATGGATATAAGATAACGAGATTCACATCGAGCCATCCCATAAAAGTGTACTATCATGCTTGCTTTCtagcattttatttttggtaGGGTAGGATGAAATTATCATTCAGCTGTTATTGATTCGGTGTTTTATGAAACTTCTTATCCAAATCCTCCCTCGACCCTTCTTTCTTCAGAGGCATCAGCTTCTAGATGATGTTTTGAAAGGTGGCCACGCCAAGACAAAGAACATTTGCTGTCCATTGTCCAACACCGCTATCAACTTTTTTTGTTGACCGACAAAAGTTGACTTCATCTTCAGTTGCTCTCAGCCTCTCAGCACTGAAATCAGTAGTGATCATGGGAAGAAACCCTCTCAACAACTTTCTATCAGTATAGACCTCTTGGGTCGAGATTCATAGATTAGTTTGCTGTCATTTTGTTCTTCCAGTAGGGGAAGCAGCTTGTCCTCAAGGTGTTTCGAATTCTCTTAACCAGTGTCCTCAAGGACCAAAACCATGTGGTAGGAAGGTTGGTGGAAAATCATTCCTTGGAAGACAGTAAAACAAGAGGTGTAACCAACGGATGATTGTGGATAGGCAACAAGGTTGAAGAAGGGGGAATAAGACCCTTAAGCGGCTTTGTTGAAAAAACAAGGTTTAAACccctttttggtccctaagttatgagatgttcagtttagtccccgcttttaaaaatgtaaatttttggttcctaagttataaaagatgtatcaaatgagtcattttttaatgttcatggtcaaagtacaaagagcaatctaaagtgctgttattattaaaaaacaaatcagaacaatctaaagatgtagcagttgttaagaaacaaccaaaaatagtatttcaagtcaaaaaaggactcatttgatacatttttttataacttagagaccaaagatttacattttaaaaaacggggactaaactgaacatccgcttataatttagggaccaaaaaaaggtttaaaccaaaaaacaacaaacataaaGGTTGTAGAACCAGGAAATTAAAAGAAGGGAGAGACAGAGTATCTATTACTACCGTGGGTTGTATTTCTATAAAGGATTTTTCTCCTATTTATAAGAGAGATATAAGCCTATTTTCCCCCCAAAACTTAATAAACAAGTATtgtaaaacttaataaataagttttcttaacaactaaattttcttaataataacccagtttttaaaatgatccaagtgtcaatttaacccataGCTCCAGGGCTAGCCCTAATCCACTATTGAAAAAGTCCTATTTTAAGAAATCCCTTAAATAGGGGGTCAGAAAAAAAACCCAACCcccaaaaccccctctcaagtggattagggtcagggttaaagtgggtttaacctcactctaaaattttaattaaattttagtctcactccaaaacttcaaattaaattttagaaataatataatttatatatacataattttttgtaattttactctctctctaaattatacaatttttattttaattattttacatatatatatatatatatatatatatatatattttttttttacttctcctGAATTTAAANNNNNNNNNNNNNNNNNNNNNNNNNNNNNNNNNNNNNNNNNNNNNNNNNNNNNNNNNNNNNNNNNNNNNNNNNNNNNNNNNNNNNNNNNNNNNNNNNNNNNNNNNNNNNNNNNNNNNNNNNNNNNNNNNNNNNNNNNNNNNNNNNNNNNNNNNNNNNNNNNNNNNNNNNNNNNNNNNNNNNNNNNNNNNNNNNNNNNNNNNNNNNNNNNNNNNNNNNNNNNNNNNNNNNNNNNNNNNNNNNNNNNNNNNNNNNNNNNNNNNNNNNNNNNNNNNNNNNNNNNNNNNNNNNNNNNNNNNNNNNNNNNNNNNNNNNNNNNNNNNNNNNNNNNNNNNNNNNNNNNNNNNNNNNNNNNNNNNNNNNNNNNNNNNNNNNNNNNNNNNNNNNNNNNNNNNNNNNNNNNNNNNNNNNNNNNNNNNNNNNNNNNNNNNNNNNNNNNNNNNNNNNNNNNNNNNNNNNNNNNNNNNNNNNNNNNNNNNNNNNNNNNNNNNNNNNNNNNNNNNNNNNNNNNNNNNNNNNNNNNNNNNNNNNNNNNNNNNNNNNNNNNNNNNNNNNNNNNNNNNNNNNNNNNNNNNNNNNNNNtaattaataattatgtaaaaatatttattaaagtaaaagaaatatgtttaCATGTATGCTTAtatgtattttccaagttataacacttaacataaatgttccttttctctacaaaaatacaatttattgttggatatttaattttttttttgtaaaaaagaaagcccatgggctgaTCCTAACCCACAAGGCTTTGGGACTTTTTAGCCTTGGgagcttttttaataaagggctTTTTTGACCTTAgaggcttttttggccccaattCACGTGGGCTAAGGCCAGGGCCTATTTGACAGGTCTATCCACAAAGTACAACTTTagaaaaatttcatttttcttaagtaCTCTAAGCTTTTGAGTTTTAAGAGAAAATACCACTATCAAATGAGAAAACATAACCGGTAATATAATCTAAATACTAGATGATACATTCTGGTTctataattatattcttttttccttatttttttttccttctcttgtGTTCTCTTTAGTTTCTactcttgtttttctctttcaagacatttaatttttgcaatgtcttttcttcctcttttttcaaGTATAGCATGTAATTTTTGAGATCTTCATTGGTTTGCATTCCAATTACGATATTTATGAGTTTAATGACCATAACCTTTATATTTGGAACATTTTAGAGTACTTGTTTTGGCCCTTACTAATGATTTGTTGCCATTTTTATGCTTTCTTCTAAACccacatttttttcctttagatGTACTATGCATGACATGATTTCATTGACATTCTCCACCAAGGCCAAACAAACACTAGGTGTATCTCTTCGTGTCACTCTTTTGTTACTTTCAAATCTTCTAACCAAATGATCCTTGTGAGGAGTATGATACATTAAACCATATGTAAAACCTACTCCCAAAAGAATATCTTTGTTAAAACATGTTGCATTGCTCAATATTACTAGATCATGCAAGAAAGATTAgtaaaacaaaatgacaataaaatatatttaaaacctCACTACTCTTCTAAGTGTTTTACTAAAGAATATACTCGTCTATCAAATTGTAGGTTTTTTTAAAGTactctctttcctttttttactCAAATTCCCTTTAACACTTACAAAAAACTTCAGCAACTTAAATAAAGAGTGAATAAACAACGTGAACAATAAAAGGTGAAAAACATTGTGAGATCTAAATCTTGACTCAAGaggtaaaagaaaatacaaaactctagataaaacttcaaaaagttttaaaagacaaaaaacaataaaattagaaaataacatgactaacaaaaatagttaaataacaTAACAcccaaattataaaaaaaaaaagacttattaCAATTCAATAGATCaa comes from the Vigna radiata var. radiata cultivar VC1973A chromosome 2, Vradiata_ver6, whole genome shotgun sequence genome and includes:
- the LOC106756617 gene encoding G-type lectin S-receptor-like serine/threonine-protein kinase At4g03230 isoform X2 codes for the protein MVNTKRKTRRIVILNWSSSFMMSIFLFCSLLFISSFKHCSATDAITINEFLQDGGGDTLISKGGKFELGFFTPNGSSSGRRYVGIWYYKLTPLTVVWVANRDKPLLDSWGAFGISEDGNLKVLDRRGKACWGTNLEGSASQHRTLKIMDSGNLIVSDEVGGQGDHQVKILWQSFANPTDTFLPGMKMDGNLALTSWRSYEDPAPGNFTFVHCQGENQFVIWKRSIKYWKSSVSSRFAGSDEMSPAISYLLSNFTLRVSPNDTVPFLTSALYRDTRLVMTHWGQLKYMKMDSEKVWLLVWVEPRDRCSVFNACGNFGTCNSKFDSMCKCLPGYKPNSIESWNAGDFSGGCSRKTNVCSGDATKATFLSLKMMKVGNPDAQFNAKNEEECKSECLNNCQCYAYSYESTQKDAVCWIWYEDLNNLEEEYEDGCDLHVRVAFSDIESTGNSCGTCGTNFIPYPLSTGPSCGDPMYFSFQCNNSSGELDFKIPGGTYPVISINPDTRKFLIHRKDVLNCDQISRDKSLSLNQSFPFHLTGYCHAADPSIFSSNAPMKQGVEIEFSWEPPTEPTCSSLLDCKDWPNSTCNTTRDGKKGCLCNTNFIWDGLKLNCTLEDNNIYQSERQLSLPKIIVITFTSVIGLILLSTTVTCVYLRKRRQRKPQDSRGYVQKNSGINLYDSDKYVRELIESGRFKEEDAQAIDIPFFPLESILGATNNFANANKLGQGGFGPVYKGKFPGGQEIAVKRLSSCSGQGLEEFKNEVVLIAKLQHRNLVRLLGYCVEGDEKMLVYEYMPNRSLDAFIFDQKLCVQLDWDVRFKIILGIARGLLYLHEDSRLRIIHRDLKTSNILLDEEKNPKISDFGLARIFGGKETVANTDRVVGT
- the LOC106756617 gene encoding G-type lectin S-receptor-like serine/threonine-protein kinase At4g03230 isoform X1 yields the protein MVNTKRKTRRIVILNWSSSFMMSIFLFCSLLFISSFKHCSATDAITINEFLQDGGGDTLISKGGKFELGFFTPNGSSSGRRYVGIWYYKLTPLTVVWVANRDKPLLDSWGAFGISEDGNLKVLDRRGKACWGTNLEGSASQHRTLKIMDSGNLIVSDEVGGQGDHQVKILWQSFANPTDTFLPGMKMDGNLALTSWRSYEDPAPGNFTFVHCQGENQFVIWKRSIKYWKSSVSSRFAGSDEMSPAISYLLSNFTLRVSPNDTVPFLTSALYRDTRLVMTHWGQLKYMKMDSEKVWLLVWVEPRDRCSVFNACGNFGTCNSKFDSMCKCLPGYKPNSIESWNAGDFSGGCSRKTNVCSGDATKATFLSLKMMKVGNPDAQFNAKNEEECKSECLNNCQCYAYSYESTQKDAVCWIWYEDLNNLEEEYEDGCDLHVRVAFSDIESTGNSCGTCGTNFIPYPLSTGPSCGDPMYFSFQCNNSSGELDFKIPGGTYPVISINPDTRKFLIHRKDVLNCDQISRDKSLSLNQSFPFHLTGYCHAADPSIFSSNAPMKQGVEIEFSWEPPTEPTCSSLLDCKDWPNSTCNTTRDGKKGCLCNTNFIWDGLKLNCTLEDNNIYQSERQLSLPKIIVITFTSVIGLILLSTTVTCVYLRKRRQRKPQDSRGYVQKNSGINLYDSDKYVRELIESGRFKEEDAQAIDIPFFPLESILGATNNFANANKLGQGGFGPVYKGKFPGGQEIAVKRLSSCSGQGLEEFKNEVVLIAKLQHRNLVRLLGYCVEGDEKMLVYEYMPNRSLDAFIFDQKLCVQLDWDVRFKIILGIARGLLYLHEDSRLRIIHRDLKTSNILLDEEKNPKISDFGLARIFGGKETVANTDRVVGTYGYMSPEYALDGHFSVKSDVFSFGVVVLEIISGKRNTGFYQAEHKLSLLGYAWLLWKEGRELEFMDETLSQTCNADECLKCVNVGLLCLQEDPNERPTMSNVVFMLGSESNTLPSPKEPAFVIRRCPSSRASTSSKLETFSRNELTVTIEHGR